In Staphylococcus saccharolyticus, one genomic interval encodes:
- the gtfA gene encoding accessory Sec system glycosyltransferase GtfA, which translates to MTIYNLNFGIGWASSGVEYAQLYRRNILKNLNENFKFIFLDFINKENIQTLTSHLGIGDEEVIWIYQYFTDIKIKPTSYTIEQIIETLNSSDVVVKDIKEKIKRIYFNDGKCYVNCYLKYKYESIVDRAEFVSNGKLIRKEFYTYTKIFTEYYAPYNKKAKVYLRKFFNEDGSVAYEEVVKDGDNMYIFPNKILYSKKEFIGYFINQLNLTRNDILLVDRSKNIGQFILENKKEGHLGVVIHAEHYNYPNSNAQFVLWNSNYEYMFNHAKYIDFYVVATQDQKAVLSQQFKDYKGLSLKIYTISVGNIKNLKYEQNRKPYSIITASRLANEKHVDWLVKAVIEAHKINPEIKFDIYGEGSEKKKLQQIIDDFDANSYIHLKGHVDLTEVYKSYQLYLSGSTSEGFGLTLMEAVGSGLGMIGFDVYYGNTTFIKDGINGFRISLDTSNLDEDDIVANISKKIVLFFEHNIEQMRDQSYKIADKYLIENIQKEWQTLIDEVEND; encoded by the coding sequence ATGACGATTTATAATCTAAATTTTGGTATCGGTTGGGCAAGTAGCGGCGTTGAATATGCTCAACTTTATCGTAGAAACATTTTAAAGAACTTAAACGAAAATTTTAAATTTATATTTTTAGATTTTATAAACAAAGAGAATATTCAAACACTTACAAGTCATTTAGGTATAGGTGATGAAGAAGTGATATGGATTTATCAATATTTTACTGATATTAAAATTAAGCCTACTTCTTATACAATTGAACAAATTATTGAAACTCTTAATTCTAGTGATGTTGTAGTTAAAGATATTAAAGAAAAGATAAAAAGAATTTATTTTAATGATGGAAAATGTTACGTTAACTGTTATTTAAAATATAAATATGAAAGTATTGTAGATCGTGCGGAATTTGTTTCTAATGGTAAGCTAATAAGAAAAGAATTTTATACCTATACCAAGATTTTTACAGAATATTATGCGCCTTATAATAAGAAGGCCAAAGTTTATTTACGAAAATTTTTTAACGAGGATGGCTCTGTTGCATACGAAGAAGTCGTGAAAGATGGAGACAATATGTATATTTTTCCGAATAAGATTTTATATTCAAAAAAGGAATTTATCGGATACTTCATCAATCAACTTAATTTGACACGCAATGACATTTTATTAGTTGATCGATCTAAAAACATCGGTCAGTTCATTCTAGAAAATAAAAAAGAGGGGCATCTAGGTGTAGTCATTCATGCTGAGCACTATAATTATCCCAATTCAAATGCACAATTTGTCTTATGGAACAGTAACTATGAATATATGTTTAACCATGCCAAGTATATCGATTTTTATGTTGTAGCAACACAGGACCAAAAAGCTGTACTAAGTCAGCAATTTAAAGATTATAAAGGACTGAGTCTTAAAATATATACAATTTCAGTGGGTAATATTAAAAATCTTAAATACGAACAGAATCGTAAGCCTTATTCAATCATCACTGCTTCTCGATTAGCGAATGAAAAGCACGTTGATTGGCTAGTTAAGGCTGTCATAGAAGCTCATAAAATTAATCCAGAAATTAAATTTGATATCTATGGTGAAGGTTCAGAAAAGAAAAAATTACAACAAATCATTGATGATTTTGATGCCAATAGTTATATTCATCTCAAAGGTCATGTTGATTTAACCGAAGTTTATAAATCTTATCAACTTTATTTATCGGGCTCGACAAGTGAAGGATTTGGACTTACATTAATGGAAGCAGTTGGCTCAGGACTTGGTATGATAGGATTTGATGTATATTATGGTAATACGACTTTTATTAAAGACGGAATTAATGGTTTTAGAATATCTTTAGATACTTCCAATTTAGATGAAGATGATATAGTAGCTAACATTTCAAAGAAGATAGTATTATTTTTCGAACATAATATAGAACAAATGAGAGATCAATCCTACAAAATTGCGGATAAGTATTTGATTGAGAACATTCAAAAAGAATGGCAAACCTTAATTGATGAGGTGGAAAATGATTAA
- the gtfB gene encoding accessory Sec system glycosylation chaperone GtfB codes for MINLYERVDQRTLKLHQSYLNANFNPMTVVIEDNGFLPNDILSPYKFFSQNTVTEEDPCFFNEVAVPEFWEIEGSNQSAVIKDKGKIRGKIFYKKGYLNRVVASVEWLNDSGNTQLIDYYNQHGFRYAQLLMDDHQSRILKRYFDQNNQEFLVENYVTKDLILKWNNKDLFFDNRKEFLAFYFEQANLSIEEMTLNSFATSFLFIYQQRHLISKCRIFWQEKIKDDLPENMKIALKNIENLKILIPDKEEYYRVNRLVEKSNQHKIEHIGYVYDFVKSNHCKNEVLILTNSDDIPHIDEIAIDNQKMSFHIASKTEMSTKLMQLGKVQNINLYPKMSEKNVLDLCQKCDIYLDINKGKEIFEGVQLAFMHQLILFAYEETIHNKQLNNRENTFKIEQYKELSRVLEEMSENQTLFSNQLNVQLQHANSISKFKFQNRIE; via the coding sequence ATGATTAATTTATACGAAAGAGTAGATCAGAGAACGCTTAAATTACACCAATCATATTTGAACGCTAACTTTAATCCTATGACTGTAGTTATTGAAGATAATGGCTTTTTACCTAATGATATCTTGTCACCGTATAAGTTTTTTTCTCAAAATACAGTTACTGAAGAAGATCCCTGCTTCTTTAATGAAGTAGCAGTTCCTGAATTTTGGGAAATAGAGGGTTCAAATCAATCAGCTGTGATTAAGGATAAAGGTAAAATAAGAGGTAAAATTTTTTATAAAAAAGGATATTTAAATAGAGTAGTTGCTTCTGTAGAGTGGCTGAATGATAGTGGCAACACGCAATTGATTGATTATTACAATCAACACGGTTTTCGTTATGCTCAACTTTTAATGGACGACCATCAAAGTCGAATTTTAAAACGTTATTTTGACCAAAATAATCAAGAATTTCTAGTGGAGAATTATGTTACTAAGGATTTGATTTTAAAATGGAATAATAAAGATTTATTCTTTGATAACCGAAAAGAATTCTTAGCTTTCTATTTTGAACAAGCCAATCTATCAATCGAGGAAATGACACTTAACTCATTTGCGACGTCTTTCTTATTTATATACCAACAGCGTCATCTTATTTCAAAGTGTAGAATATTTTGGCAAGAAAAGATTAAAGATGATTTACCTGAAAATATGAAAATAGCATTAAAAAACATAGAAAATTTAAAGATTTTAATACCCGATAAAGAAGAATATTATCGTGTGAATCGTTTAGTTGAAAAGTCGAATCAACATAAGATAGAACATATTGGATATGTGTATGATTTTGTTAAATCAAATCATTGTAAAAATGAAGTTTTAATATTAACAAATTCTGATGATATTCCACATATAGATGAAATTGCTATCGATAATCAGAAAATGAGTTTTCATATTGCATCTAAAACAGAAATGTCTACGAAACTTATGCAACTTGGTAAAGTACAGAATATTAATTTATATCCTAAAATGTCTGAAAAAAATGTCTTAGATTTATGCCAAAAATGTGATATTTATTTAGATATTAATAAAGGTAAAGAAATATTTGAAGGCGTACAATTAGCATTTATGCACCAACTCATTCTGTTTGCTTATGAAGAAACGATTCATAATAAACAATTGAATAATCGTGAAAATACCTTCAAAATAGAACAATATAAAGAATTAAGTAGAGTACTTGAAGAAATGAGTGAGAATCAAACACTATTTTCTAATCAATTAAATGTACAATTACAACACGCTAATTCTATTTCGAAATTTAAATTTCAAAATAGAATAGAATAA
- a CDS encoding glycoside hydrolase family 5 protein yields the protein MKDALDEKYGPKEAKKKLNTYADNRWTDEDFQNVKDIGMNTIRLPLNYINLTNYKKGMNPDDVKITSHSFDEVDKFIQKAKAHGLYVIIDFHGAPNSQNGTEHSADKNGGSTGLGHFWDDNNAQGKAKEILYNVANHYKNENAVAGYDILNEPKGVNKGTSDKQVKNFYKEAVKSIRDTGDKHIIFLEAVWNPSNLEDPSFYNDTAHNLVYEYHNYATSQDSSVKHSFNEKFNNIENSNYNVPSYLGEFNTQSMEGGPSAKDGDLKYILDRANKDNMSWTFWNYDVQGGGKWGAYKYDHINENPDSPDFGKKSGQQPNNPNYDTLKNGASSN from the coding sequence TTGAAAGATGCTTTAGATGAGAAATATGGTCCAAAAGAAGCGAAAAAGAAACTAAACACATATGCAGATAATCGTTGGACAGATGAAGATTTTCAAAATGTTAAAGACATTGGTATGAATACAATACGTTTACCACTCAATTACATTAATTTAACTAACTATAAAAAAGGCATGAATCCAGATGATGTTAAAATTACAAGTCATTCATTTGATGAAGTTGATAAATTCATCCAAAAAGCAAAAGCTCATGGATTATATGTAATTATCGATTTCCATGGTGCGCCTAACTCACAAAATGGTACTGAACATTCAGCTGATAAAAACGGTGGTAGCACTGGATTAGGCCATTTCTGGGATGACAACAATGCTCAAGGAAAAGCAAAAGAAATTCTTTATAATGTTGCAAATCACTATAAAAATGAAAATGCCGTCGCAGGATATGACATCTTAAACGAACCAAAAGGTGTAAATAAAGGTACAAGCGACAAACAAGTAAAAAATTTCTATAAAGAAGCAGTTAAATCAATACGTGACACAGGTGATAAACATATTATCTTTTTAGAAGCAGTTTGGAATCCGAGTAATCTCGAAGATCCTTCATTTTACAATGATACTGCTCATAATTTAGTTTATGAATATCATAATTATGCTACTTCTCAAGACTCTTCAGTAAAACATTCCTTTAATGAAAAATTCAATAACATTGAAAACAGTAATTATAACGTGCCAAGCTATTTAGGAGAATTTAATACACAGTCAATGGAAGGCGGTCCTTCTGCTAAAGATGGTGATTTAAAATATATTCTTGATAGAGCTAACAAAGATAATATGTCTTGGACATTCTGGAACTATGACGTACAAGGCGGAGGCAAATGGGGTGCATACAAATATGATCATATAAATGAAAACCCTGATAGTCCTGATTTCGGTAAAAAATCAGGTCAACAACCTAATAATCCAAATTATGACACATTAAAAAACGGAGCAAGTAGTAACTAA
- a CDS encoding chitosanase — translation MDKNYDLRKRIMSLVGAAENSDINYSNNYSYIEDIGDGRGYTAGVIGFTTGTNDMVKLVKHYNKLNPNNELKKYQDALTKLSESKSDSHKGLNGFKKAWKNASKNDRDNFIKVQNYVLKTDYMTDAVNRAKEDGLSQLGQYIYFDAIVKHGPGHGATNPKDWSFDDLRNEAKKGAKTPAEGGNEADYLNNFVGKRYDAISAEQRADEDNNPNVYDRLKVQQELIKDSNFDLKLPLKFKMNDENFELTQNIINNFNDQDVDFEHA, via the coding sequence ATGGACAAAAATTATGACTTAAGAAAAAGAATTATGTCATTAGTTGGCGCAGCAGAAAATAGCGATATTAACTATTCTAATAATTATTCTTACATTGAAGACATTGGAGATGGTAGAGGCTATACTGCAGGTGTTATTGGATTTACTACAGGCACAAACGACATGGTAAAATTGGTTAAACATTACAACAAGTTAAATCCTAATAACGAATTAAAAAAATATCAAGACGCATTAACAAAATTAAGTGAATCAAAATCTGACTCTCACAAAGGCTTAAATGGTTTTAAAAAAGCTTGGAAAAATGCATCTAAAAATGATAGAGACAACTTTATTAAAGTACAAAATTATGTATTAAAAACTGATTATATGACTGATGCCGTTAATAGAGCAAAAGAAGACGGTTTATCTCAACTAGGTCAATATATCTATTTTGATGCCATTGTTAAACATGGCCCTGGTCATGGAGCTACAAATCCTAAAGATTGGAGCTTCGATGATTTAAGAAATGAAGCGAAAAAAGGTGCTAAAACACCTGCTGAAGGTGGAAATGAAGCTGACTATCTCAACAATTTCGTTGGCAAACGCTATGATGCGATTAGCGCAGAACAACGAGCAGACGAAGATAACAATCCTAATGTATATGACCGCTTAAAAGTACAACAAGAATTAATTAAAGATAGCAACTTTGATTTAAAATTACCTTTAAAATTTAAAATGAATGATGAAAACTTTGAGTTAACCCAAAATATTATTAACAATTTTAATGATCAAGACGTAGATTTTGAACATGCATAA
- a CDS encoding LysR substrate-binding domain-containing protein, which translates to MSFKQLKDAQFISLNDHFTHSLALSQLCKQYHYSPNVIYKNGDLNLYKKMISEGIGVGILTETAIEDSDNIVAIPICDKNQPHFLISKVY; encoded by the coding sequence ATATCATTTAAACAACTTAAAGATGCTCAGTTTATTTCACTAAATGATCATTTCACACATTCACTTGCATTAAGCCAATTATGTAAACAATATCACTACTCTCCAAATGTGATATATAAAAATGGTGATTTGAACTTATATAAGAAAATGATATCTGAAGGCATAGGCGTCGGTATTTTAACAGAAACTGCAATAGAAGACAGTGACAATATTGTAGCCATACCTATTTGTGATAAAAATCAACCTCACTTTTTAATTTCTAAGGTGTATTGA
- a CDS encoding LysR family transcriptional regulator yields MLKLQDLMYFKILAELGSFTETSNFFNVSQPTISYAIKRIEEEFNIEIIVSDHKHHSIDITEIGQVLIIHIENIENELHEMSSNIDKLKTGDIKCGVPPIIGNTYFHRVSLNLIKNNLMDSVSIINKGSKDLITELKEGNIDIGLIGSLKPIKENNLISKVIKTDNYKIIISLNLTKYHLNNLKMLSLFH; encoded by the coding sequence ATGTTGAAATTACAAGATTTAATGTACTTTAAAATATTAGCAGAGTTAGGGAGCTTTACGGAGACCTCAAATTTTTTCAACGTTAGCCAACCTACAATTTCATATGCCATTAAAAGAATTGAAGAAGAATTTAATATAGAAATTATTGTTAGTGATCATAAACACCATTCCATCGATATAACTGAAATAGGACAAGTGCTAATCATTCACATTGAAAATATAGAAAATGAACTACACGAAATGTCTTCCAATATTGACAAATTAAAAACAGGAGATATTAAATGTGGCGTTCCACCCATCATTGGTAATACATATTTCCATAGAGTATCTTTAAATTTAATCAAAAATAATTTAATGGATAGTGTGTCTATTATTAATAAAGGATCTAAAGACCTTATTACTGAACTTAAAGAAGGTAATATAGATATCGGGTTAATTGGTTCTCTTAAACCAATTAAAGAAAATAATTTGATAAGCAAAGTCATTAAAACAGATAACTATAAAATCATCATTTCTCTCAATTTGACAAAATATCATTTAAACAACTTAAAGATGCTCAGTTTATTTCACTAA
- a CDS encoding 2-hydroxycarboxylate transporter family protein gives MIKPSCSSQYSQRRKLFDHLWNIDVKEIYLPIYIGMIIVLIAIMAIGKLPHTIVCAISVLVILGNFLHYLGNKIPIIKSYLGGGSVFCIFISAFLATFGILPANVVAATKDFVNNMGFLDFCIAALITGSILGMDRSLLIKASVRFIPVAVLSMLSCFIMVGTVGELIGNGFGKSVSYIAFPAMAGGIGAGVVPFINDLHA, from the coding sequence ATGATAAAACCAAGTTGTTCTTCTCAATATTCGCAAAGACGTAAGTTGTTTGATCATCTTTGGAATATTGACGTTAAAGAAATATATCTACCCATTTATATTGGAATGATTATAGTTCTTATTGCCATTATGGCTATTGGTAAACTTCCACATACCATTGTATGCGCTATTTCAGTATTAGTGATTTTAGGTAATTTTCTACATTATCTGGGAAATAAAATTCCTATTATTAAATCTTACTTAGGTGGTGGATCTGTATTTTGTATATTCATATCTGCTTTCTTAGCTACATTTGGGATTTTACCGGCAAATGTAGTCGCTGCTACTAAAGACTTTGTAAATAATATGGGGTTTTTAGACTTTTGTATCGCTGCACTTATTACTGGTAGCATTTTAGGTATGGACCGTTCATTGTTAATAAAAGCATCTGTAAGATTTATTCCCGTAGCTGTTCTTTCAATGTTAAGTTGCTTTATCATGGTGGGAACTGTTGGTGAACTTATAGGGAATGGATTTGGTAAATCTGTATCATACATTGCTTTTCCAGCTATGGCAGGTGGTATTGGGGCAGGTGTAGTACCATTTATCAACGATTTACACGCATAG
- a CDS encoding 2-hydroxycarboxylate transporter family protein — MPASAMGNLLAIIGAALLVKLGEKFPKANGHGKLIKEDNQQVDRNNERLEDEDRKSQTNVTQIGVGLLISFSFFMIGIICNYFAPKIQAYAFMIILVVIAKITRILPKYYEESAIMFNQVIVKNLTPAVLTGIGIALLNINVLGQALTWQFIVLCLTSVITISTAAGIFGNLFGLYPVESIVTAGMCNNSMGGTDNVAVLSSAKRMELIAFAQMGNRLGGATILIASGFLAQMFS, encoded by the coding sequence ATCCCAGCATCCGCGATGGGTAATTTACTGGCTATTATTGGTGCTGCACTTTTAGTTAAGTTAGGAGAAAAATTTCCTAAGGCAAATGGTCATGGAAAATTAATTAAAGAAGATAATCAACAAGTCGATAGAAATAATGAAAGATTAGAAGATGAAGATAGAAAATCTCAAACTAATGTTACTCAAATTGGTGTTGGCTTATTAATTTCTTTTTCATTTTTCATGATTGGCATTATATGTAATTATTTCGCTCCTAAAATTCAAGCCTATGCTTTTATGATTATATTGGTTGTGATTGCTAAAATCACAAGAATATTGCCTAAATATTATGAAGAAAGTGCAATCATGTTTAATCAAGTCATTGTTAAAAATTTAACACCCGCAGTACTTACAGGCATAGGTATCGCTTTACTTAATATAAATGTTTTAGGTCAGGCGTTGACTTGGCAATTTATTGTATTATGTTTAACAAGCGTTATAACAATTTCTACGGCAGCAGGTATCTTTGGGAACCTTTTCGGATTATATCCAGTTGAATCGATAGTTACAGCAGGGATGTGTAACAATAGTATGGGAGGTACAGACAATGTTGCCGTGTTATCTTCTGCGAAAAGAATGGAACTTATTGCATTTGCACAAATGGGAAACCGACTCGGAGGTGCAACGATATTAATTGCATCCGGATTCTTGGCACAAATGTTTTCATAG
- a CDS encoding basic amino acid/polyamine antiporter — protein MSQEINNNANKNLENAEKKNSSPKKLGIWALTAVVLSAMVGGGIYDLPQNMAVHAGVVGQICTWLITGFIMWFIVKSFMILTDVFPEYKTGLYQYVEKGFGGYAGFFTSWGYWICECFANVTYSVLLMATLDFFFPGKFTGGNNIWSIIGGSIILWLMSLLILNGVKAASSVEIAGTIGMLITTAIFLVVMVISFNWGSFTTNMFANHAIPHLNDKDLGSLQHQISSTMMTTLWVFGGVEGAVVLSDKAKSQNEVKTATHLGFIICLILYALATLLPLGLKSYGEIAAMKSPSSGVLLSLVIGPAGRIIIAIGVIVAILASWLTWTLMLSEMPYAAAKAKHFPKQFAKTNKNDIPYVSLITSSIIMEIIIILTHFSTQAFNTMLTIVGTMTVPPYLLSILFLVKSSYKKENWPGHHQYSRKYALIIGLIALLGIIYMGISAGIKYTVISFIIYALGTPFYIYARRQFEPNEKVFTKTEIGFTIAIVLIAIVGIFIVVV, from the coding sequence ATGTCTCAAGAGATTAATAATAATGCAAATAAAAATTTAGAAAATGCCGAAAAGAAGAATAGTAGTCCTAAAAAATTAGGTATATGGGCCTTAACCGCAGTTGTTTTATCAGCTATGGTGGGTGGTGGTATATACGACCTTCCACAAAATATGGCTGTGCATGCTGGAGTAGTTGGACAAATTTGTACTTGGCTAATCACTGGATTTATCATGTGGTTCATAGTAAAAAGCTTTATGATTTTAACCGATGTGTTTCCAGAGTACAAAACTGGCTTATATCAGTACGTCGAAAAAGGGTTTGGAGGTTATGCCGGCTTCTTTACGAGTTGGGGCTATTGGATTTGCGAATGTTTTGCTAATGTAACCTACTCGGTTTTACTCATGGCAACATTAGATTTCTTTTTCCCTGGTAAATTTACTGGAGGAAACAATATTTGGTCAATCATCGGTGGAAGTATCATTCTATGGTTGATGAGTTTACTCATATTAAATGGTGTTAAGGCAGCCTCTTCTGTAGAGATAGCTGGAACAATTGGAATGCTTATCACGACAGCAATATTCCTAGTTGTTATGGTTATTTCATTTAACTGGGGTAGTTTTACGACAAACATGTTTGCTAATCATGCCATACCTCATCTTAATGATAAAGATTTAGGTTCATTACAACACCAAATTTCATCAACAATGATGACTACACTATGGGTATTTGGTGGCGTAGAAGGAGCTGTTGTTTTATCTGATAAAGCTAAGTCTCAGAATGAGGTTAAAACAGCTACTCATTTAGGTTTTATCATTTGCTTAATTTTATATGCTTTAGCAACATTATTACCTTTAGGCCTAAAAAGTTATGGTGAAATAGCAGCAATGAAAAGTCCATCTTCAGGAGTATTATTAAGTCTTGTGATTGGACCTGCTGGACGCATTATTATAGCAATAGGTGTTATTGTAGCTATCTTAGCTTCATGGCTAACTTGGACATTGATGTTATCAGAAATGCCTTATGCTGCAGCAAAAGCTAAGCATTTCCCAAAACAATTTGCTAAAACTAATAAAAATGATATTCCTTATGTCTCATTGATTACATCATCAATTATAATGGAGATTATTATCATTTTAACTCATTTTTCTACTCAAGCATTTAATACAATGTTAACTATCGTTGGGACAATGACTGTTCCACCATATCTTTTATCAATCTTATTTTTAGTTAAAAGTTCATATAAAAAAGAAAATTGGCCGGGACATCACCAATATAGTCGCAAATACGCACTAATAATTGGATTAATTGCCCTACTTGGTATCATTTATATGGGTATATCAGCAGGTATTAAATATACAGTAATATCATTTATTATATACGCTCTAGGTACACCATTTTATATTTATGCTAGACGCCAATTTGAGCCAAATGAAAAAGTCTTTACTAAAACTGAAATTGGATTCACTATCGCAATTGTTCTCATAGCAATTGTAGGAATTTTTATAGTCGTAGTTTAA
- the hdcA gene encoding histidine decarboxylase, pyruvoyl type: MDKTDKILKEIGINRIALNKGTKYSKGFMEDGNIGEGYVAGLKVDAGTRKKTDDNILDNIVSYDRAEAKNAYMGQINMITASSFTGLQGSTLGYDILRNPEVDEAKPLFTVKQWDGSELPIYDSKPIQNALVEYFGTEQERRHPLTPGAMSICANKGVVASRPRENREFTENEGYGVWSAIAISFAEDNTKDSDMFVEDAGIWKDPSEERLVEYLNEKRHAIANSIAECGEDNHVRYKSSWIGFAYTMMEPGEIGNAITVGPYFTFPITAIPDGDINKPEESFYSLQDMSLTEWLDKMNYESLTKNGIKY; this comes from the coding sequence ATGGATAAAACAGACAAAATTTTAAAAGAAATTGGTATTAATCGTATTGCTTTAAACAAAGGAACTAAGTATTCAAAAGGATTTATGGAAGACGGTAACATCGGTGAAGGTTACGTAGCAGGATTAAAAGTAGATGCAGGAACTCGTAAAAAAACGGACGATAATATATTAGATAACATTGTTTCATATGATCGTGCTGAAGCTAAAAATGCTTATATGGGTCAAATTAATATGATTACCGCTTCTTCTTTCACTGGCTTACAAGGATCTACTTTAGGCTATGATATTTTAAGAAACCCTGAAGTTGACGAGGCTAAACCATTATTTACTGTAAAACAATGGGATGGTAGTGAGTTACCAATATATGATTCTAAACCGATTCAAAACGCTTTAGTAGAATATTTTGGTACTGAACAAGAAAGACGACATCCACTAACTCCAGGGGCTATGTCAATATGTGCTAATAAAGGAGTAGTCGCATCTAGACCTAGAGAGAATCGTGAATTCACAGAAAATGAAGGATATGGTGTTTGGTCCGCTATTGCAATTTCATTTGCTGAAGATAATACTAAAGATTCTGATATGTTCGTTGAAGACGCAGGTATTTGGAAAGATCCTAGTGAAGAAAGATTAGTCGAATACCTAAATGAAAAACGCCATGCTATAGCTAATTCTATAGCTGAGTGTGGTGAAGATAATCATGTGCGTTATAAATCTTCATGGATTGGTTTTGCTTATACAATGATGGAACCAGGTGAAATTGGTAATGCCATTACAGTTGGGCCATATTTCACATTTCCTATTACTGCTATTCCAGATGGAGATATAAATAAACCAGAAGAAAGCTTTTATAGTTTACAAGACATGAGCTTAACTGAATGGTTAGACAAAATGAATTATGAATCTCTTACTAAAAACGGAATTAAATATTAA
- a CDS encoding cation transporter, with the protein MKKPNRESFPFGKYIFQPLTIVFNSSILLLLCILSLISSIYAIMHNGRIINAEIGLGYGIFSFIGCGIICLLLSKDKNKSDLIYAEMLQWLLDTCVSFNCWYCTHFHAYKITT; encoded by the coding sequence ATTAAAAAGCCAAATCGTGAGTCTTTTCCATTTGGTAAGTATATTTTTCAACCATTGACTATCGTGTTTAATTCTTCAATACTACTGTTATTATGTATATTGTCACTTATATCTTCTATTTATGCTATTATGCATAACGGTAGAATAATCAACGCTGAAATCGGTTTAGGATATGGTATTTTTTCTTTCATAGGTTGTGGAATTATCTGTTTATTATTATCTAAAGATAAAAATAAATCGGATTTAATTTATGCTGAAATGCTTCAATGGCTTTTAGATACATGTGTTAGTTTTAATTGCTGGTATTGTACTCATTTTCATGCCTATAAGATTACTACTTAA